agaaaaagatatTGCGACAGTTACGACAGATTAAATGTGAAATAGCCTATCTACAAGAAACGCATCTGTCAGACTCTGAGCATGAGAAGCTTAGGAAATCTTGGGCTGACAAGGTCTACTACTCCTCTCACCCATCTGGAAGGAAAAAGGGAGTTGCAATTTTAATTCATAGACAAGTAAACTTCACTTTAACGTCAATTCATAAAGATACAGAGGGGagatttgttttattaaatggTAAAATTGATGGCATAGAGGTCTCGCTTATGAATGTATATGCCCCTAATGAGGATGAGCCAGGATTTATTAGAATGGTGTTCAATACGGTGGTACGACATAGTGTCGGGATATTACTTATGGGGGGGGACTTTAATTGCATTGTATCACAATATGTGGATAGAAAACCACTCTCCAACACCCCACTCTCCCGGACGAGCAAAATGCTGAAATACCAAATTTCGGAAATGGGCATGGTAGACGTATGGAGGAGTAAATATCCAAATAGCAGGGATTTTACTTTCTATTCTCATAGGCATGCTTCTTATTCCaggatagattttttttttactcccaaGGCAGAAATATACAGAATAACGGATATTAAAATTTTACCAATGACATTTTCAGATCATTCGCCTATCGAAGTATTATGGGATATAGGGAATAGGTCAACTTCTAAACAGTGGCGATTGAATGCTTCTCTCTTAGATGACAAagaatttgtttcttttattacaGCGGAATTGAAATTTTATTTAGAGACAAATGATACCTTAGATATTTCACCGCTCATATTGTGGGATTGTGCAAAGGCTTATCTCAGAGGAAGAATCATTGCCTATACAGcaaatagaaagaaagaaagggaagcAAGACAAATAGAATTGGAACAAGCTATTCAGAATTTGGAATCACAACATAAACAAACCCAAAACCCTACAATActaaacaaattaaaagacGTTAGAAGAGAATATAATAGCCTAATCAATGATAAGattgaatataatatgagaTTTCTTAGACAGAAATATTATGAGTATGGGGACAGGGCAAGTCGACTTTTGGCAATTAGGTTAAGAAAACAGCGAGCCTCAAATACTATATTGAAAATAATACCTGATAATTCTCCTCGAGTACTAACTAAACCTGATGAAATTGCAGAGGCTTTTGCAGAATTTTATGAATCTCTTTACAAAAATTCAGATACCTGTGTAAATGATACAGTCATATCTGCCTttttgagaaatataaaactgacTGAATTAACAGATTCAATGAGAAAGGAATTGGATGAACCAATTAGGCAGCATGAGATAATGGAAacaattaaaatgttgaagaatAATAAAAGTCCCGGCCCTGATGGCTACATCAATGAATTctataaaaaactaaatgaaattatATCACCACTCCTTTTAAGAGCTTATCACCACGCATTAGAATCTGGGGAGATGGCACCATCATGGAGAGAAGCGACCATAGTGGTATTGCATAAGGAAGGTAAAGACCCAGTAAAATGTCAGTCTTATCGTCCAGTGTCCCTACTGAACAGTGACCTTCGTATACTTACCACCATACTTTCTAAAAGagtaaataaaatcattaatcaCGTAATCCACCCAGATCAAACCGGTTTTATAGCAGGGAGGTTCTATGGGGACAACCTCCGAAGGGCAGTAAATATAATGAGTCATGTAAACCTTAATAGGGAGAAAGCTATGTTATTATCATTGGATGCATATAAAGCATTTGATCGTGTCTCTTGGCAATGCTTATTTCAGACATTGGAACAGTTTAAATTTGGTCCTGAGTTCATAAAGTGGGTTCGAACATTATATTCAACTCCACTCACCGCCATTAAAGTCAATGGATTTAGATCACAAAACTTCGCATTGGAACGAGGGTATCGACAAGGATGTTCGTTATCTCCATTATTGTTCGCGTTAAGTATCGAACCACTGGCTCAGCTCATCAGGGACGATTTATTAGTTAAAGGCATTAAAATCAATAAGGAAGAACATAAATTGTCACTATATGCTGATGACGTGTTGCTCTTTTTGGCAGAACCAGAAACAACAATTCCACACCTTAAAAAATTGATCTCGCATTATGGCTTCATCTCAGGATATAAAGTTAATATTGAAAAACCGAAGCTATCGACCTTAATGGTCAAATACCAgatcatattaaaaataaaagcggGTTTAAATGGAATAAAAGTATGGTGTATTTAGGCATCACTCTACCCCATTCCCTAGAACTATTATATGATGCAAATTACCCCAAAATTATTAAAAGTATAAGCGAGGACCTGGAACGATGGACAACATTACCACTGACTATGCTTGGTCGCATCGAATCAGTACGTATGAACGTCTTACCTAGACTACTTTACCTGTTCCAAATGCTGCCTGTAGAGGTCCCAAAATTAGCGTTTGatagattaaataaattaatatcaaAATTCATATGGCAGGGGAAACGTCCTAGAATCCGATTTAAAATTATACAATTATCTAAATCCAGGGGGGGACTGGGACTCCCAAATTTACAATATTATTACTGGGCTGCCCAAGTGAGACCAGTGATCTCTTGGTTGGAGGATCAGGTACATACCAGGTGGATTAATATCGAAAAGAGCTTATGCTCAGTACCAATAAAGACTGTTCTCTTTTTAGATCTACCCTTGAAGAATATCCAGATGGGTGTGTGgacaaaaatgacattaaaaatttGGAAAACTATACAAGTATTCTTTAATTTACCAAAGAAACTATCTACCGTATCTGAGTTAGGATATCTGGGGGACTTTATACCATCTCAAAGCGATATGGGTTTCAAAAACTGGTATCAATATGGTCTTAGGTATCTACACCAAATGTTTTCTAAAGGGGATCTTAAATCTTTTGAACAACTGAGACATGATTTTAAACTTCCACAAACTAatttttatagattttatagattttatagATAGAGTTGTTTctccaggaaatacaatcaaatcaCAATATTAAACGAGTAATTTCCAAAGTATACACTATATTTTCATCCATGGACCCAAATAATACTTTGCATATTAAAGATAAATGGGAGATCGAATTTGGTGCAATTATCCCAATTGAAACTTGGACACAGGGGTGTGAGGAAGCACATTCAGTGACCAGTTCTAATATTTGGAAAGAGTTTAGATGGAAAATTATAACAAGGTATTTCCGAACCCCACATATAATAGCTAAATGGAATCAAACAGGATCAGATAAATGTTGGAAGCAATGTGGACAGCACATAGGAAACCATACTCATATAATGTGGTCATGTCCAAAACTAGAGGACTATTGGAAGGAGGTTTTTGACGCTTTAAAAGAAATTTTTCATCGTGAAATACCTAAAGATCCCATGGTGGTTCTCCTAGGTATAATACCAGAAGGGTTACTGGCCGAAATAATGTATATTTGTTACAAATCCTACTAGCGCGCCATTAAGTGTATTACATTTAGGTGGTTGAAAATTGAACCCCCTTCATATAAGGATTGGATTTTGAAGGTATATGAAATctatgaaatggaaaaaatcaCCTATGCTGTTCGacttcaaaaagaaaaattttTAAAGAGATGGATGCCTGTGATGCCTCTGATATTGCAGTGATGTATTCCTGAGGTTTGATTTACTGATTCATGAATTTATGAATTATGACTTATTCTGGATATGGTATTTGGTAtttccacccccccccccccttttttttttctctttctatttatttacatcttatttatatttatttatccttaccaacccccccctttttttttttattatttactaGCATTATTAGCTCTGATTGTGGAGTTTCTAATCTGAGCTATGAGACGGCATTGATTGTATTTGTGAAGTGAGGCATATTTCCGTTATAACAAGGACTGGATTAaaggaggagggtgggggagaggagaagaaaaagaaaaaaaaaggacatttcaaATGAAAGGACTGATGGGAAAATGTGATGATTGTGGCAAGTTACTGGTGTATGTCTGTTGgttgttaaatgaaaaataagttaaaaaaaaaaaaaaaaaaaagagtggggATCACATCACATTGACCTGGTCCTCCTGCTCGCTGTGAGAGGTGTGCAACATTTCGCTGCAGCTTTTGACATACATATCAAACATGGTACAGACATGTGAATTGCATTTACTGTGTcataattaaacaaaaataaatattaaaaaggaGGCGTGCAAGGGAGCGTCTTCTTGTTGGAAATGGAAATGCAATGTCAgtgcaaaaaatgaaaaacagaaaaggctGTGCTTTGAATTTAGTCTCATCAGGTCCATGCTGCTCTGTGCTGGACAACTATGAAAAACAATTCCCTCAGCTGTCGAGGACAAAAAGCTAAATAACTGTGATTTTCACAAATGTTTTACGTTTAAGTGTAGTACAGTAAATCCTAacataaaaaggaaatacaTATAACagtgttactgttactgttttcTTAACTTATTTGACTGGTTTGGTTAGATTTGCACATTTCAAATCGAGGGGGTTAAAAGAGGGAACATATCCCAGGAAGTTCTCATTTGGTGCTATAGCCTATGTACAACCATTGTTTCAATAACATATCCCAGGAAGTTCTCATTTGGTGCTATAGCCTATGTACAACCATTGTttcaataaatgaaaaaaaaatgttttgattatttttcttttaattttctttaatttttcagCCAAACTCCACCTGTTTTTATCACGGacatcaaaacacattttgccTTTAGAAGCAGTAGTAGTTGCTGTAGTAAAATGACCCAATGGACACCTGTGTCTCTGTAGATTCTTAGTAGCCTACATGCCATGGATCGTGAGACTCACCAGCACGTGTGAGCATGTAGTCTGACctgtatgtgacattttgtttttgttttttcaacacaAACTTTCCAACATCATTAAAAAGTCCATCTTTTCATCATCGATTATATTTGTAGATAACAATTTTTTAATGAGAacacattttcagaaacatcATTTCCAGAGAGGCTTGTCCCTGTAAACACCAATTAATCATTATCCCACCATCgacctcttcctccctctcaaCCGAACCTCATCAAGCTTTTTAATGACAGCTGATGACTTCTTGGATGATGCTATATAGCTCTTCAGCAGCCTCTCAAACAGCGCCTCTGTGTTGGGGTGGGTACTGAGGAAAGCCTTCTCCAGCACATACAAGTCCACTCCCTTATCCTCTGGCAGAGCGGAGATGTAACTCAGGCCAAAATCGATGAGGAACAGGTCGGACTCCCCGTCTTCTCTGCCAGGTCTCAACAGCATGTTGGAGGTAGTCAGATCTCCATGGATGACGTCCTCGTCGTGCATTTTGGCCAGGATGTGGCCCACCCTGTCAGCCAGCCACTCCAGCTCCGGCTCTTTACAGGAATCAGACTGCTGAGTGGAAACGATGTGGTCACGCACGGTCGAGGAACCCATAATTTCCTCCAAGAAAATACAGTGGGATGTGTAGTCCACAAAATAGACTACAGGGGCAGATATGCCTGAGAAGAAGAGAAGTTAAAGGAGAGTCTGATTTAACAGTGTATGTTGGACTCTAAAATTACAAAGGCAATTCATTACAACTATAAGCCTGTGTTTTCTATTATTAACAAATAAGAATGACATAATTCTGTATTTTCCATAATGTAAACAAATCTCATGAAAAAAGATAAGTCCATCTCTACTTTCTGGCTCTactctgtctgtggctctcagccaCAACACTATtttaatacaataaaaacaaatatataccagttgttcaatttttttttacaaataatttggtttaaaaaagGAGGAAATTGTTCATTTGTTGAGGACTACTTTCAGCAGTgcattaatacacatttgatgCTTTAGTGAGTATTTGAGGCAGCCGGATGATTTTCTGGCATGATatgaacaaataaatcagaaaaataactgacagattaatcactgatggaaaaaaaaacagcagtggcaATCCAAGTGGACTACAGCAGGCTATAAAAAAACAGCCCTGACCAAGTGAATCAGTATAAATAATAAAGCTATTGTTCAACAGTCagcacaatcagcacagtttcaaagtgaacacccaagattagagtcaccaattcagtatctgaccaaatgtctccccttctcctcctgagatatgacagtGAGTAATGAccagaaagtgttttatgcagaacattatgatgtcacagtgaaggtgacctttgaccttctgaatataaaatgtcatcacttcatcattttatcctattagacgtTTGTGTGAAGTTTGTCATAAtttgtgtatgaattcttgagttatggacaaaaacatgtttgtgaggtcacactgatcttgacctttgattaataaattctaatcagtttctTCTTCGGTTCAAGTGACTGtgatttgtgtcaaatttgaatcCCCTCAAGGTGTACTTGAGATTTCATATtgacaagaatgggacggatggATGGAGGTACGGAGGTACGTacagacggacaacccaaaaacataatgtctccagCTATGGCAACACCGGCGCGGTGGCATAAAAAAACTAATTCATGCTCTTTagttattattttcttcttcttctacccCTGTCTCACAGCATGGTGAAGCTAAAGTTAGATATTTGACATTCACTCCGAACCGAGCGCCTCTTCTTACTCTGTTTCACCCAGTGTTGgcagtggggggggggggggggggggggtgccaCTGGAGGATGACACAGGGACTATCCACCACTTAGTGCTCACTTCATGCAATGATTGCACTTTTTTCTATACTTACCATGTCAGGTGAGCCCTTGACTCCAGACCACTGCTGAATTGTATCACTACACTGGAAAAATTAGAccttttttattgaattttacTACAATTTATATAATGTCCTGAATTGCACAGGTGTGCAAGTGGCccttgaggttttttttatcatgtgtgtgtggtttttgaTGCAGAGGAGTAGggtaaaacagagaaaaaacacactttgacAAATGTGTTTTGCAAACCCAAGGAGTGGTTTGGAGTCACTTGATCACATGACATGAAAGCTATTGAATAATACTGTTGAAATTTCATGAAAAAATATCTatacaaaacagaaaatgtactgaATTCCAATTTTGTAATGAAGTGTGTCTCATTTGTCCAGCGTAGTAATACAATTCAGCATTGGTTTGGAATCATTTGGTCACAATATGGAAATCACTGAAAACACCTTCTGAATTTTCCACTGATATCAGTTAGAAAGAGGTGTGTCTCATTTGCCCAGTGTAGTGATGTGTGGTATGGGATTGGAATCACTTGGACACTACCTGGAAGCCATTAAAAAATGCTgaaatttcattcattcattcattcattttccgtaaccgcttatcctcttcaTGGTGCATAAAGCGAGCAGTAATTTGTTGATAGTCCGTGTGTCATCCTCCGGAGATTAAACGCGAGGTTCCTGGAGTTGAGTTAAACGCCCTCCTGCTGCCAACACTGGGTGAAACACAATCACTTCACCGTGGTCCCTCACATTCAGTTTGGTCAGCCTTTCACCTTCCAGTGGCACAATTCGCGTTGTATAACACTCTCGTCTCAAGGCTAGCTGGAATAAGCTATAATTAAGATAGTTTAGCTACTTTTATTTCACCGTATGCAGACTTCTAAAGTTACAGACCAGGCCAGGTTTAACTTGCCTGCTCTCCGGCAGCGCAGTATGGAGCGGACCTCCTGCACCGTCCTCCGGTGTGTCAGTTTTTCGTCCAGTACTGGGTGTCTGTAACGTTTCGGGAACCTTTCTTTCACAATAGTCGGCTTTCCCAGAAACTCTGTCCGGTAGACCCGGGCTTCTGCTCCTTGTTTTAATAACTCCGCTTTCCTGAGGAGCTCTGAGACCGCCATGCTCTTCTCCTGGGCCATGTTTACTTCCGGTCTCTTTCTACTATCTGCTGTCCTCCTGCTTCCTCAGCTCTGTCTCTACAGGCTGCCATCTAGCGGCCACCAATGGTACACACAACCTTCAGAAGGAAATgtcacactgacacggggaaatgaaaagaaaagttcTTCTCCCTTTAAACATCTCTAAATCTCCGTAcagatatatttatataaactaAAGCTCCCTTACTTTATCCAGTAGCAGATCTAATATTTCCTCTATAATCAGGTATGTTATTTTAATACTCATCTGGGGAAAAACGACTAATAATTGCAAATGtctgtcctttttttcccaacagACTAGATAGTACATTTACAATCTACTGATAGGATAATATATATGCTATCTGCCTACCTCTGTCCTATGTACATCTGACCTTGATATtcatgtgaaaaataaaaggTATACCATAAGGCTTTTTCTTCCCCAGTAAATTTACTATCAAATATGGTTTCCTTAGatctgatttttgtttttcttccatccatcttctaaccgcttcatgctcttgagggtcgcgggggggcgtGGGGGggtggggctggagcctatcccagctgacattgggtaagaggcagggtacactatggacaggtcgccagactattgcagggctgacacatagagacagacaaccattcactctcacattcacaccacaatttagagttaccaattaacctagtccccaatctgcatgtctttggactgtgggaggaagccggagtgcccggggagaacccacgctgacacagggagaacatgcaaactccgcacagaagggctcccacacccgggatcgaactggcaaccctcttgctgtgaggcgacagtgctaaccaccacaccacagtGCTGccccttttgtttttcttgacaaccatatttctttttattagACACACTACCTGttattatactgtatttgtttgacTGTCCTTAAGAGGAACAAGAAGGACTTATTGCTGCTCGATCGCTCTTCTGTTGCTGagaccctgacctctgacctcccagGAAGAAACAAGAGGACAGAGAATGTCACGGCAGAGCAACACATAAACTAATAATATTGATTACTTTTATGCAtattatttaaaatgacaatTAATATGCTTCTGCTACCTCTGGAGTTACTGTAACAATTCAAGAAtacaactgctgctgttgtATTCTTAGTATAATACTACAACTGTACTCTGCTTCTGCTGTTGGAAGAATTTTaaccaaaactgttttataTGAAAGATGTGCATGCTCTAAACCCAGGTTATGTTAATAACCAATTCTAGAGAGCAACTAAATCTAATCAAAGGTCtcatttaaaacagtaaaaatgtgGGGCAGCCAGTAGCTCACCCCATGTACTGTAGGTTTAATTCCACCCTGcagtcctttgctgcatgtcatcccctctctctccccctttttcattcattcattcattcatcttctaaccacttcatcctttTGAGGATGAGCCTatcctggagcctatcccagctacatcgggcgagacaggtcgccagactatcgcagagacaaacaaccgttcacactcacattcacacctatggacaatttacagttacccaatctgcatgtctttggactgtgggaggaagccggagtgcccggagagaacccatgctgacacggggagaacatgcaaactccgcacagaagggctcccacgcccgggatcgaaccagcaaccctcttgctgtgaggcgagagtgctaaccaccacaccaccgtgccgcccctctccctcttcttaacacaggatttatacttctgcattgaatcaACAATGCACCTACAGTGTTTATGCCATAACCTACTCCATAgactgacatgcacctccccagaaatataACTACATATcgtggtgacacagacctcctgtctatttttgtaaacaaaaaaccatttccctcagtggaaacaaagcttttatttacttttatttcactaataagaaacaataaattgtcaaGATTACCttcattacctttgttaaatgttgctgttgtccctggcttcatatgaggagaggaaatctctgctagccgctaaggtaatttatacaatgcattatgccataggcttgtgctaataacattagtatgttgtatttgtgggggaagTGTGTCCAGCAAGTGTTTTGTCTGGGAATCCTACAAGTTATTATgaaagctgatttgtgtacttgtgtttgaaattgttgctattaagccatgtttaatgtgtgttttgggtgtgttttaaatcaattaaatttaacagcacttcacagaaaccccacagcctaccagtgttttggaggtgtaactgcagagtgacacagactcACCACTACCccagtataaatgctcacagtggCACAGGCCACATGCGCATGCtatggcataggctctgcatagagctgatgcacaagtacaATTCCGCCTTCACACCTAAGTTTtcctatcaaataaagacaaaaagacaaaaaaaaaaaaataataataataatgataataattaaaacTTAATCTGAAATGTGACTGCGGCTGTTAGATAAAGGGTCTGGGaaagtttaatcaatatttCTGAATATGAGCTACTCtatctcaaagccagaaaccaaagATGTCTCAAATTGTGATGTCATGGGGTAGGCTATAAAGTCTAGAGTttctccatagacaatgaatgggagtctgattttgtggacccacagaatgtttgttttcttttttatacccaaatgctCTTTATTATATTCTAGTGTTCTCAGTCTTGAACAATCCCTGTAATGCTCTCAGTCATCAAGAACATCttcaccattcattgtctatggagcagctccagacagtgacatcataaatttgagttttagctctctagtttttggatttgggagagagttgttcacgTTCACTGATATTGTCTCAGGTAACAGGAATAACATATATGAATCTTGCAAATGGGTGTAGTTCGCCTTTAAACAGTGCTTGAGTAACTATAGGCTACTCAGTTACTCCTACCACTACTATTATGGTCAAATTTGTAGCACAATAACCGCTAGGTTTTTCTGTACCTTAAATTCTGCAGTCATTGTGATTACCTGTTTATGAAATGATCTGAATATAAAACTACCGGCTGGTTCTTTAATCGTGCCAAGCTGTGAGCAGTGTGTTCAGCCTCTATAGGACTTTTCCTTCCTGGGAAAATTGTACAACGAAGTTGTCGACCTCTGGCGTCAAAACTTCGCCAACAAGTTTCTCCTCCTGCAACTTGACACTGCTGCCACGTAGCTCAGACTTCCTGAAGAGCCACAAGTTTCCAGGAGCATCTCAAACGGTGAGTCCTTTTCTCTTCCCGGATGTTTCAATAGAGCCTGTAAGTCAACAGAGGAATAAAGTGTCTCTAGAGCTCAGAACAATGTTACAAACACAGCGATGCAGCTGCCTGTTGTATTTGCCTGTCCCGTTAACAGCAGCTTGAACTCCTGGACGGACAAAC
This region of Epinephelus fuscoguttatus linkage group LG1, E.fuscoguttatus.final_Chr_v1 genomic DNA includes:
- the tp53rk gene encoding EKC/KEOPS complex subunit TP53RK translates to MAQEKSMAVSELLRKAELLKQGAEARVYRTEFLGKPTIVKERFPKRYRHPVLDEKLTHRRTVQEVRSILRCRRAGISAPVVYFVDYTSHCIFLEEIMGSSTVRDHIVSTQQSDSCKEPELEWLADRVGHILAKMHDEDVIHGDLTTSNMLLRPGREDGESDLFLIDFGLSYISALPEDKGVDLYVLEKAFLSTHPNTEALFERLLKSYIASSKKSSAVIKKLDEVRLRGRKRSMVG